One Streptomyces sp. P9-A2 DNA window includes the following coding sequences:
- a CDS encoding response regulator transcription factor → MTIRVLLADDQALLRSAFRVLVDSEPDMEVVGEAADGAEAVRLAREQRADIVLMDIRMPGTDGLAATRLISADPELDGVRVVILTTFEVDDYVVQSLRAGASGFLGKGSEPGELLSAIRIAAEGEALLSPAATKGLIARFLAQAGPSDGADLDPARARRLDSLTVREREVLVQVAGGHSNDEIAERLEVSPLTVKTHVNRAMAKLGARDRAQLVVTAYESGLVRPRAD, encoded by the coding sequence ATGACCATCCGCGTCCTGCTCGCCGACGACCAGGCCCTGCTGCGCAGCGCCTTTCGCGTCCTCGTCGACTCCGAGCCGGACATGGAGGTGGTGGGCGAGGCCGCCGACGGCGCCGAGGCGGTCCGGCTGGCCCGTGAACAGCGCGCCGACATCGTCCTCATGGACATCCGGATGCCCGGCACCGACGGTCTCGCGGCCACCCGCCTGATCAGTGCGGACCCCGAACTCGACGGGGTCCGCGTGGTGATCCTGACGACCTTCGAGGTCGACGACTACGTGGTGCAGTCGCTGCGGGCCGGCGCTTCCGGCTTCCTCGGCAAGGGCTCCGAACCCGGCGAACTGCTCAGCGCCATCAGGATCGCCGCCGAGGGCGAGGCCCTGCTGTCCCCGGCCGCCACCAAGGGCCTGATCGCCCGCTTCCTCGCCCAGGCGGGCCCGTCCGACGGCGCCGACCTCGACCCGGCCCGCGCGCGGCGGCTCGACTCGCTGACCGTGCGGGAGCGCGAAGTGCTGGTCCAGGTCGCCGGCGGCCACTCCAACGACGAGATCGCCGAACGCCTGGAGGTCAGCCCGCTGACCGTGAAGACACACGTCAACCGGGCCATGGCCAAGCTGGGCGCCCGCGACCGGGCCCAGCTGGTGGTCACCGCCTACGAGTCCGGCCTGGTCCGCCCGAGGGCGGACTGA
- a CDS encoding methyltransferase domain-containing protein, whose translation MSEPDAPAAVPSSADAPAVPRAPVVPAQQASVRVHEPRRGDCPWCGSTRLRNRLRTGDLRRHRPGRFTVDACRECGHTFQNPRLTAEGLAFHRRTPRGAPRDAVTDHVLALRDAPRRRRATARAMLRFGEPESWLDVGTGHGRFPDIAREFFPYTAFDGTDLTARVERARVLGRVEEAHIGALTDPKLLARVSARYDVVSLLHHLEHTTDPRAELHAALDALRPGGHLLIETLDPGCVFAALFGNRWLSYDQPRRLHLLPPRNLRAELEALGCAIVTTGPGITGSAARSGTSRSGTSRSGHRSLYVPYDLAGATALALSRALPAPDAPWRAIPPTPFQQQARAVLLRAGAPLVAVAALTDLALAPVLRHTPFANAYRIIARKPAN comes from the coding sequence ATGTCCGAACCCGACGCGCCCGCCGCCGTCCCGTCGTCCGCCGACGCGCCCGCCGTCCCCCGCGCCCCGGTCGTCCCCGCCCAGCAGGCCTCCGTGCGGGTGCACGAGCCGCGCCGCGGAGACTGTCCCTGGTGCGGCTCCACGCGGCTGCGCAACCGGTTGCGCACCGGAGACCTGCGACGGCACCGGCCGGGCCGGTTCACCGTCGACGCGTGCCGGGAATGCGGGCACACCTTCCAGAACCCCCGGCTCACCGCCGAGGGCCTGGCCTTCCACCGCCGGACACCGCGCGGAGCCCCCCGGGACGCCGTCACCGACCACGTCCTCGCGCTGCGCGACGCCCCGCGCCGCCGCCGGGCCACGGCCCGCGCGATGCTGCGCTTCGGCGAACCGGAGAGCTGGCTGGACGTCGGCACCGGACACGGCCGCTTCCCGGACATCGCGCGGGAGTTCTTCCCCTACACCGCCTTCGACGGCACCGACCTCACCGCGCGCGTCGAACGCGCCCGCGTCCTCGGCCGCGTAGAGGAGGCCCACATCGGCGCGCTGACGGACCCGAAGCTGCTGGCCCGGGTGTCGGCCCGCTACGACGTCGTCAGCCTGCTGCACCACCTCGAGCACACCACCGACCCGCGGGCGGAACTCCACGCCGCCCTGGACGCCCTGCGCCCCGGCGGCCATCTGCTCATCGAGACCCTGGACCCCGGCTGCGTGTTCGCCGCTCTGTTCGGCAACCGGTGGCTGTCCTACGACCAGCCCCGCCGGCTCCACCTGCTGCCGCCGCGCAACCTCCGGGCCGAACTGGAGGCACTCGGCTGTGCGATCGTCACCACCGGGCCCGGCATCACCGGGTCCGCCGCCAGGTCCGGCACGTCCAGGTCCGGCACGTCCAGGTCCGGGCACCGTTCCCTGTACGTCCCGTACGACCTGGCCGGCGCCACCGCGCTGGCCCTCTCCCGTGCCCTGCCCGCCCCGGACGCCCCCTGGCGCGCGATCCCGCCGACCCCGTTCCAGCAGCAGGCGCGTGCCGTACTGCTGCGCGCGGGCGCCCCGCTGGTCGCCGTCGCGGCGCTGACGGACCTCGCGCTGGCGCCCGTCCTGCGGCACACCCCGTTCGCCAACGCGTACCGGATCATCGCCCGAAAGCCGGCGAACTGA
- a CDS encoding sensor histidine kinase has protein sequence MSTFQRARRRLRAHPFALDAALAAGVLVCMVAGSLVEPHGPDGVTWALRTPDALSLVLMVLGATALVLRRRAPLAVLAFTGGVSLVESVTGDPRAPLSMCVVVALYTVASTTDRPTTWRVGLLTMTVLTGAAMIAGPLPWYAQENLGILAWTGIGATAGDAVRSRRAFVQAIRERAERAERTREEEARRRVAEERLRIARDLHDVVAHHIALVNVQAGVAAHVMDKRPDQAKEALAHVREASRSALGELRATVGLLRQSGDPEAPTEPAPGLDRLDDLAGTFRNAGLHVLVAREDQRPEHASALPAAVDLAAYRIIQEALTNVQKHAGAVAKAEVSVVRVGPHLEVTVLDDGTGAGRQEAPAGDGGGHGLLGMRERVTALRGTLTTGPRYGGGFRVHAILPVETRTSAAQDGS, from the coding sequence GTGAGCACCTTCCAGCGCGCCCGGCGCCGGCTGCGCGCGCATCCCTTCGCCCTGGACGCGGCCCTGGCCGCGGGCGTCCTGGTGTGCATGGTGGCCGGGTCCCTCGTGGAGCCGCACGGCCCCGACGGCGTCACCTGGGCGCTGCGCACGCCTGACGCGCTCAGCCTGGTCCTCATGGTGCTCGGCGCCACCGCACTCGTCCTGAGGCGCCGGGCGCCCCTCGCGGTCCTCGCCTTCACCGGCGGGGTCTCCCTGGTGGAGTCCGTCACCGGTGACCCCCGCGCCCCGCTCTCGATGTGCGTGGTCGTCGCGCTCTACACCGTCGCCTCCACCACCGACCGCCCCACCACCTGGCGGGTCGGCCTGCTCACCATGACCGTCCTCACCGGCGCCGCCATGATCGCCGGCCCGCTGCCCTGGTACGCCCAGGAAAACCTGGGGATCCTCGCCTGGACCGGGATCGGCGCCACCGCCGGGGACGCCGTCCGCAGCCGCCGTGCCTTCGTCCAGGCCATCAGGGAACGCGCCGAGCGGGCCGAACGCACCCGCGAGGAGGAGGCCCGCCGCCGCGTCGCCGAGGAGCGCCTGCGCATCGCCCGCGACCTGCACGACGTCGTCGCCCATCACATCGCCCTGGTCAACGTCCAGGCCGGGGTCGCCGCCCACGTCATGGACAAGCGGCCCGACCAGGCCAAGGAGGCCCTCGCCCACGTACGCGAGGCCAGCCGTTCGGCGCTCGGCGAACTGCGGGCCACCGTCGGCCTGCTGCGCCAGTCCGGAGATCCCGAGGCCCCCACCGAGCCCGCCCCCGGACTGGATCGCCTCGACGACCTCGCCGGTACCTTCCGCAACGCCGGCCTGCACGTCCTGGTGGCCCGCGAGGACCAGCGCCCGGAGCACGCCTCCGCGCTGCCGGCCGCCGTCGACCTGGCCGCCTACCGGATCATTCAAGAGGCGCTCACCAACGTCCAGAAGCACGCGGGCGCCGTGGCGAAGGCTGAGGTCAGCGTCGTCCGGGTGGGCCCGCACCTCGAGGTCACCGTCCTCGACGACGGCACCGGCGCCGGCCGGCAGGAAGCCCCCGCGGGCGACGGCGGCGGCCACGGTCTGCTCGGCATGCGGGAACGCGTCACCGCCCTGCGCGGCACCCTCACCACCGGCCCCCGCTACGGCGGTGGCTTCCGCGTCCATGCGATCCTGCCCGTCGAGACCCGTACGTCCGCGGCCCAGGACGGTTCGTGA
- a CDS encoding DUF3043 domain-containing protein: MGSNPGYPVPLGFVFRSRAKEEKAHADKATVTDSKQTRHPEAPKGRPTPKRSQAQTQRRSVANTSMTRKEAAKRQRDERRAAMERQRQALASGDERYLPARDKGPVRRFARDYVDSRFNIAEYFLPMAVIILVLSMIRMPQVQNAALLLWLVVIAMIVLDFFVTGFRLKKRLAERFPDEKRRGAVAYALMRSLQMRRLRLPKPQVKRGERP, from the coding sequence CTGGGGTCCAACCCCGGATACCCCGTACCCTTGGGTTTTGTGTTCCGTAGCCGTGCCAAGGAAGAGAAGGCCCACGCCGACAAGGCGACGGTGACCGACTCCAAGCAGACCCGCCACCCGGAGGCCCCGAAGGGCCGTCCCACGCCCAAGCGCAGCCAGGCCCAGACCCAGCGGCGCAGCGTGGCCAATACGTCGATGACGCGCAAGGAGGCCGCCAAGCGGCAGCGTGACGAGCGTCGTGCCGCGATGGAGCGCCAGCGCCAGGCGCTGGCCAGCGGCGACGAGCGCTACCTGCCCGCCCGTGACAAGGGGCCGGTGCGCCGGTTCGCGCGCGACTACGTCGACTCGCGGTTCAACATCGCGGAGTACTTCCTGCCGATGGCGGTGATCATCCTGGTGCTGAGCATGATCCGGATGCCCCAGGTACAGAACGCCGCGCTGCTGCTGTGGCTCGTCGTGATCGCGATGATCGTGCTCGACTTCTTCGTGACCGGCTTCCGGCTGAAGAAGCGGCTGGCCGAGCGCTTCCCCGACGAAAAACGCCGCGGCGCCGTCGCCTACGCGCTGATGCGCTCGCTGCAGATGCGCCGGCTGCGCCTGCCCAAGCCCCAGGTCAAGCGCGGGGAACGGCCCTGA
- a CDS encoding bifunctional adenosylcobinamide kinase/adenosylcobinamide-phosphate guanylyltransferase, translated as MELTLLGTGAPAGLPRPDCPCAACASAAGPRARAATSLLVDGSLLLDLTPGVAFAAARAGHSLGGVRQVLLSHPHDGPAVEVPAGLPQPGRVPDGRELALLTGHRVRALALDAPGTGYAVTGPDGQRLLYLPPGTAPAGLEEPAEPYAMVLLDVVGRPDGLARLRAVGAVGPTTDVVAVHLDHDVPPGAEERRRLAAAGARAVPDGTTLEVGAYEHVPDLPRRTLVLGGARSGKSVEAERRLESLPQVLYVATGGSRNGDTEWAARVSAHQERRPGSWRTVETCDVVPLLGTDGPPLLVDCLSLWLTDAMDSVGAWDDAQWADGGERALKERVRELTDAVRATRRTVVAVSNEVGSGIVPATASGRRYRDELGRLNAAFAQECEQVLLVVAGQALVLRG; from the coding sequence GTGGAACTCACTCTGCTCGGCACCGGTGCCCCAGCGGGCCTGCCCCGCCCCGACTGTCCCTGCGCCGCCTGCGCGTCCGCCGCCGGCCCCCGCGCGCGCGCCGCGACCTCGCTGCTCGTGGACGGCTCGCTGCTGCTCGACCTGACGCCGGGCGTGGCGTTCGCCGCCGCCCGCGCGGGGCATTCGCTGGGCGGTGTGCGCCAGGTGCTGCTCTCCCATCCGCACGACGGCCCCGCGGTCGAGGTGCCCGCCGGGCTGCCGCAGCCCGGCCGGGTGCCGGACGGCCGGGAGCTGGCGCTGCTGACGGGCCACCGGGTGCGGGCACTGGCGCTGGACGCACCGGGCACCGGGTACGCGGTGACCGGCCCGGACGGGCAGCGGCTGCTGTATCTGCCGCCGGGCACGGCGCCGGCCGGTCTGGAGGAGCCGGCCGAACCGTACGCCATGGTGCTGCTCGACGTCGTGGGGCGTCCGGACGGGCTGGCGCGGCTGCGGGCGGTGGGTGCGGTGGGGCCGACGACGGACGTCGTCGCCGTGCATCTCGACCACGACGTGCCGCCGGGCGCGGAGGAGCGGCGCCGGCTCGCGGCGGCCGGGGCGCGCGCCGTGCCGGACGGGACCACGCTGGAGGTGGGCGCCTACGAGCACGTTCCCGATCTGCCGCGCCGGACGCTGGTCCTGGGCGGGGCGCGGTCCGGCAAGTCGGTGGAGGCCGAGCGCCGGCTGGAATCCCTGCCCCAGGTGCTGTACGTGGCGACCGGCGGGTCCCGCAACGGGGACACCGAGTGGGCGGCCCGGGTGTCGGCCCATCAGGAGCGGCGGCCCGGGTCCTGGCGGACCGTGGAGACCTGCGATGTGGTGCCGTTGCTGGGGACCGACGGGCCGCCGCTGCTGGTGGACTGTCTGTCGCTGTGGCTGACGGACGCGATGGACTCCGTCGGGGCGTGGGACGACGCCCAGTGGGCGGACGGCGGGGAGCGGGCGCTCAAGGAACGGGTGCGCGAGCTGACGGACGCGGTGCGCGCGACCCGGCGGACCGTGGTCGCCGTCTCCAACGAGGTGGGTTCGGGCATCGTCCCCGCCACCGCGTCCGGCCGCCGGTACCGGGACGAACTCGGGCGGCTGAACGCGGCGTTCGCGCAGGAGTGCGAGCAGGTACTGCTGGTCGTGGCCGGCCAGGCACTGGTGCTCCGGGGGTGA
- a CDS encoding class I SAM-dependent methyltransferase: protein MARQLDEQIVGRFPVGRRLRVLDVGMGRGTQALRLARAGHQVTGLERDAGMVSAARAVLAGEPEGIRERVRVVEGDGRDTGVHFLPGSFDVVLCHGVLMYVTEPDPLVAGLARMLAPGGLLSLLVRNGDAPAMRPGLRGDWAGALTAFDTACPADDSDAGVRADRLADLKATLAGLGAPLHTWYGVRVFTNTAVDGASAAHTPGCPDDLTALLAVEERAGRTDPYRGVAALLHLCGVRG, encoded by the coding sequence CTGGCCCGCCAGCTCGACGAGCAGATAGTGGGGCGGTTCCCGGTCGGGCGGCGGCTGCGCGTGCTGGACGTCGGCATGGGCCGCGGCACGCAGGCGCTGCGCCTGGCACGGGCCGGCCACCAGGTGACCGGTCTGGAACGGGACGCGGGGATGGTCTCCGCCGCGCGCGCGGTGCTCGCCGGGGAACCCGAGGGCATCCGGGAGCGGGTGCGGGTAGTCGAGGGCGACGGCCGCGACACCGGTGTGCACTTCCTGCCGGGCAGCTTCGACGTGGTGCTCTGCCACGGCGTCCTCATGTACGTGACGGAGCCGGACCCGCTGGTGGCGGGGCTGGCCCGGATGCTCGCGCCCGGCGGCCTGCTGTCGCTGCTGGTGCGCAACGGCGACGCGCCAGCGATGCGGCCCGGGCTACGCGGCGACTGGGCCGGGGCGCTGACCGCGTTCGACACGGCGTGCCCCGCGGACGACTCGGACGCCGGAGTGCGGGCCGACCGGCTGGCGGACCTCAAGGCGACCCTCGCGGGGCTCGGGGCGCCGCTGCACACCTGGTACGGGGTGCGGGTCTTCACGAACACGGCGGTGGACGGGGCGAGCGCCGCGCACACCCCCGGCTGCCCCGACGACCTGACGGCGCTCCTCGCGGTCGAGGAACGGGCCGGCCGCACGGACCCCTACCGCGGGGTGGCGGCACTGCTCCACCTGTGCGGCGTACGGGGCTAG
- a CDS encoding PspA/IM30 family protein, whose product MKRMGMIFRAKANKALDRAEDPRETLDYSYQKQLELLQKVRRGVADVATSRKRLELQLNQLQGQSSKLEDQGRKALALGREDLAREALSRRAALQQQVTDLETQHATLQGEEEKLTLAAQRLQAKVDAFRTKKETIKATYTAAQAQTRIGEAFSGISEEMGDVGQAIQRAEDKTAQLQARAGAIDELLASGVLDDQSGMHKDDIQAELDRLSGGTDVELELQRMKAELAGGTSGQKQAIEGGSEQSQAQQQPQDTPRFDKQ is encoded by the coding sequence ATGAAGCGTATGGGGATGATCTTCCGCGCGAAGGCGAACAAGGCCCTTGACCGGGCCGAGGATCCGCGCGAGACCCTCGATTACTCGTACCAGAAACAACTGGAGTTGCTCCAGAAGGTCCGCCGGGGTGTCGCCGACGTGGCGACCAGCCGCAAGCGCCTGGAGCTCCAGCTCAACCAGTTGCAGGGCCAGTCCTCCAAGCTGGAGGACCAGGGCCGCAAGGCGCTCGCGCTGGGCCGTGAGGACCTCGCCCGCGAGGCCCTCTCCCGCCGCGCCGCCCTCCAGCAGCAGGTGACGGACCTGGAGACGCAGCACGCGACGCTCCAGGGCGAGGAGGAGAAGCTCACCCTCGCGGCCCAGCGCCTCCAGGCCAAGGTCGACGCCTTCCGCACGAAGAAGGAGACCATCAAGGCCACGTACACGGCGGCGCAGGCACAGACCCGGATCGGCGAGGCCTTCTCCGGCATCTCCGAGGAGATGGGCGACGTCGGGCAGGCGATCCAGCGGGCCGAGGACAAGACCGCCCAGCTCCAGGCGCGGGCCGGTGCCATCGACGAGCTGCTCGCCTCCGGCGTCCTCGACGACCAGTCCGGCATGCACAAGGACGACATCCAGGCCGAGCTGGACCGGCTCTCCGGTGGTACGGACGTGGAGCTGGAACTGCAGCGCATGAAGGCCGAGCTGGCCGGGGGCACCTCCGGCCAGAAGCAGGCCATCGAGGGCGGCAGCGAGCAGTCCCAGGCCCAGCAGCAGCCGCAGGACACCCCGCGGTTCGACAAGCAGTGA
- the pspAA gene encoding PspA-associated protein PspAA encodes MIVRIMGEGQVALAESHLAELNKLDEELVVEMDNGDGPGFHRTLTALLNRVHELGEPLPDDALEPSDLILPSPDATIEEVRELLSDDDGLIPGPGDGPIPGT; translated from the coding sequence ATGATCGTACGGATCATGGGGGAGGGGCAGGTGGCTCTGGCCGAGAGCCACCTCGCCGAGCTGAACAAACTCGACGAGGAACTCGTCGTCGAGATGGACAACGGTGACGGCCCCGGCTTCCACCGCACCCTCACCGCCCTGCTGAACAGGGTCCACGAGCTCGGCGAGCCGCTGCCGGACGACGCCCTGGAACCCTCCGACCTCATCCTCCCCTCCCCGGACGCGACGATCGAGGAGGTCCGGGAACTGCTCAGCGACGACGACGGACTGATCCCGGGCCCAGGCGACGGACCGATCCCCGGCACATGA